From the Musa acuminata AAA Group cultivar baxijiao chromosome BXJ3-7, Cavendish_Baxijiao_AAA, whole genome shotgun sequence genome, one window contains:
- the LOC103991151 gene encoding protein TIFY 5A has product MKELMEISCDLDLRLRLSSSGTDVCPTDFGTVGSNGLVEFLGKSKESQQQQITLFYNGRICVSNLTDTKARAIISMARRQMDEQQAKGSSFLPRDPPPSPHPHPQPAEQLLINPGLAMKRSLQLFLQKRKSRLHSLSPYAPCPL; this is encoded by the exons ATGAAAGAGTTGATGGAGATCAGCTGTGATCTCGACCTTCGACTCCGTCTCAGCAGCAGCGGGACCGATGTCTGTCCGACCGATTTCGGCACCGTCGGATCCAACGG GTTGGTGGAGTTCCTGGGCAAGTCGAAGGAGTCCCAGCAGCAACAGATCACCCTATTCTACAATGGTCGAATCTGTGTCTCCAATCTCACGGATACCAAG GCAAGAGCCATCATCTCCATGGCCAGGAGACAGATGGATGAACAACAAGCGAAGGGCTCATCATTCCTGCCTCGAGATCCGCCACCATCTCCTCACCCTCATCCTCAACCTGCGGAGCAGCTCCTGATCAATCCTGGGCTTGCCATGAAGCGATCACTGCAGCTGTTCCTTCAGAAAAGGAAGTCCAGATTGCATTCCCTCTCTCCCTACGCCCCTTGTCCTCTGTGA
- the LOC135586466 gene encoding transcription factor PCF6-like, protein MEFEENNHACKRSRVVGNGSQAAKIGRKEHQDEDEDDGERKGGGADVGRVAPWQHHPSSRIFRVSRASGGKDRHSKVYTAKGLRDRRVRLSVSTAIQFYDLQDRLGYDQPSKAIEWLIKAATAAINELPPLDGFPKLLQPSGDDQMKADPVVEPAYNQQQHPPTKSGCSSNSDTSKGSVSSLSRSESRVMARERARERAAKDKEKDRDDSGHIMASHHQNLNPRLNPQTPSFTELLTGGSGNNGGSNISAVAAGGENPGHNCIQKQISTADYFGQAGLFTQSQKSHQLPSGFSSQPHFGNSSPMGILPFNIAAAGDHQEMQQFPFLHEHFFPVSAVAATGDHNLNFSISSGLAGFNRGTLQSNSPAQLPQQQHHSHNHLQRLSSTVDGSNLQFFFGAAAGSAAAATNTENQFQSGFDGRLQLCYGDGYRQSDLKGKGKS, encoded by the coding sequence ATGGAATTTGAGGAGAACAACCACGCTTGCAAGCGGTCACGGGTGGTGGGTAACGGCAGCCAGGCGGCCAAGATAGGTCGCAAGGAGCACCAGGATGAGGACGAAGATGATGGAGAAAGGAAGGGTGGAGGGGCCGACGTCGGCCGCGTCGCCCCCTGGCAGCACCACCCGTCGTCCAGGATCTTTCGTGTTTCGCGTGCCTCCGGTGGGAAGGATCGGCACAGCAAGGTCTATACGGCGAAGGGCCTCCGCGACCGGAGAGTCCGCCTCTCGGTCTCCACCGCCATCCAGTTCTATGACCTCCAGGATCGCCTCGGCTACGACCAGCCGAGCAAGGCCATCGAGTGGCTGATCAAGGCCGCCACGGCTGCCATCAATGAGCTCCCTCCACTCGATGGCTTCCCCAAGCTGCTTCAACCTAGCGGAGATGATCAGATGAAGGCCGATCCTGTTGTTGAGCCGGCCTACAACCAGCAGCAGCATCCGCCGACCAAATCCGGCTGCAGCAGCAACTCGGACACCAGCAAAGGCTCAGTCTCGTCTCTCTCGCGCTCGGAGAGCCGTGTCATGGCCAGAGAGCGAGCTCgagagcgagcagcgaaggataAAGAGAAGGACAGAGACGACAGCGGCCACATCATGGCCTCCCATCACCAGAACCTGAACCCTAGGCTGAACCCGCAGACCCCGTCTTTCACGGAGCTTCTTACCGGCGGCAGCGGCAACAACGGAGGCAGCAACATCTCTGCTGTTGCCGCAGGAGGGGAGAATCCGGGGCACAATTGCATTCAGAAGCAAATCTCCACAGCGGATTACTTCGGCCAAGCTGGTCTCTTTACCCAGTCTCAAAAGAGTCACCAGCTGCCCTCAGGGTTTTCTTCCCAACCCCACTTCGGAAATAGCTCTCCTATGGGAATTTTGCCTTTCAACATTGCTGCCGCCGGCGACCATCAAGAGATGCAGCAGTTCCCTTTCTTGCACGAACATTTCTTCCCCGTCTCGGCTGTGGCAGCGACAGGGGACCACAATCTCAACTTCTCCATCTCGTCGGGTCTTGCGGGTTTCAATAGGGGGACCCTTCAGTCCAATTCACCAGCTCAGTTGCCTCAGCAGCAACACCACAGTCACAACCACCTACAGAGGCTCTCTTCTACGGTTGACGGATCGAACCTGCAGTTCTTCTTCGGTGCTGCGGCCGGTTCAGCTGCGGCCGCCACCAACACGGAGAATCAATTTCAGTCTGGGTTCGACGGCCGCCTGCAGCTTTGCTATGGGGATGGCTATCGGCAATCAGATCTGAAAGGGAAAGGAAAGAGCTGA
- the LOC103990948 gene encoding F-box protein At5g46170: protein MQNLSSFLITPFKSRAPGKPTVRVWVSLRSRHLCFSTVAGSQLCFSIPLVEFSDPMSSGGLAAADLDGLRPRRWDPAAAEEGIDHFDRLPDSVLLVVFNRVGDIKALGRCCIVSRRFHALVRLVDDIVVRVDCVVSDEPSLFPDTEADSAAAGPDKPRGVFFHLARVVLGGLVKPLHALGQLFSSSSSSLATADAVSAAARKSASPSSSSSTPSSDVSHHSPAEVLKNFKEIRRLRIELPDSELGVDDGVLLKWRADFGSTLESCVILGASSVALSSLVPPNSSNVCGGDDCRSIPESFYNDGSLKRRVVWTISSLIAASARHYLLHPIVADHETLESLDLIDADGQGLLTMDRRQLQELKMKPWMASRSSQRTLLPALSMRLWYADQLELPNGMVLRGATLLAIRPSEEQMSEAGFSGSIGSSDNCWVSDAFEEPYKSATSTLMKRRTYCLEMNSF from the coding sequence ATGCAAAACCTTTCCTCCTTCCTCATCACACCCTTTAAAAGTCGTGCTCCCGGAAAACCTACGGTTAGGGTTTGGGTTTCTCTCCGATCCCGTCACCTCTGCTTTTCCACTGTTGCTGGGAGTCAGCTCTGCTTTTCCATCCCACTAGTTGAATTCTCCGATCCGATGTCCTCCGGCGGCCTAGCCGCGGCCGATCTGGACGGATTGCGACCGCGCCGCTGGGatccggcggcggcggaggaggggatTGACCACTTCGACCGGCTGCCGGACTCGGTGCTTCTTGTGGTATTCAACCGGGTAGGCGACATCAAGGCCTTGGGGCGGTGCTGTATCGTGTCCCGCCGCTTCCACGCCCTCGTCCGCCTCGTTGACGACATCGTCGTCCGCGTCGACTGCGTCGTCTCCGACGAGCCCTCCCTCTTCCCCGACACCGAGGCGGACTCCGCTGCTGCCGGGCCCGACAAGCCCCGCGGCGTCTTCTTCCACCTCGCCCGCGTCGTCCTAGGCGGCCTCGTCAAGCCCCTCCACGCCCTCGGTCAATTGttctcctcttcctcatcctccttGGCGACAGCTGATGCCGTCTCCGCTGCGGCCAGGAAGTCCGCGTCACCGTCCTCTTCATCCTCAACACCATCGTCCGATGTCTCCCACCATTCCCCAGCGGAGGTCTTAAAGAATTTCAAGGAAATCCGGCGCCTCCGCATCGAGCTTCCCGACAGCGAGCTCGGCGTCGACGACGGCGTCCTGTTGAAGTGGAGGGCCGACTTCGGGTCCACCCTCGAAAGCTGTGTCATCCTTGGCGCCTCCTCCGTTGCCTTATCATCTTTAGTTCCCCCCAATTCCTCAAACGTTTGTGGTGGTGATGATTGCCGGAGCATCCCGGAGTCATTCTACAACGACGGAAGCTTGAAGCGCAGAGTAGTGTGGACTATCAGCTCGCTGATTGCTGCTTCAGCGCGGCATTACCTTCTCCATCCTATCGTGGCAGACCATGAGACGTTAGAGAGCTTAGATCTGATAGATGCGGATGGGCAGGGGTTGCTGACCATGGACCGGCGGCAGCTGCAGGAATTAAAGATGAAGCCATGGATGGCTTCGAGGAGCTCGCAACGAACACTTCTGCCAGCACTAAGCATGCGTCTATGGTATGCTGACCAGTTGGAACTGCCCAATGGAATGGTGCTGAGGGGTGCGACGCTGTTGGCTATCAGACCAAGTGAGGAGCAGATGAGTGAGGCTGGTTTCAGTGGATCCATTGGGTCCTCGGACAATTGCTGGGTTTCAGATGCCTTTGAAGAGCCGTACAAGTCTGCGACAAGCACACTCATGAAGAGAAGGACTTACTGTCTTGAGATGAATTCCTTCTGA
- the LOC103991150 gene encoding protein TIFY 5A: protein MVGSRCDPDLRLRLGINGGGDGGHCSTESSPSRVEEASGSSRSEYRQQQQQQLTICYNGRICVCDVTEIEAEAIIAMARQETDDQTRKKRQEQQPKESSTTSSSSPPPLPPPRFLQHLHIDPELSRKRSLQRFLQKRKSRMNAVSPYCHPPQLFFSIKS from the exons ATGGTGGGGAGTCGTTGCGATCCCGACCTTCGTCTTCGCCTCGGCATTAATGGAGGTGGCGATGGCGGCCACTGCAGCACCGAGTCCAGCCCTAGCAG GGTGGAGGAAGCATCAGGCAGCTCAAGATCAGAGtaccggcagcagcagcagcagcagcttacCATCTGTTACAACGGAAGAATCTGCGTGTGCGACGTAACTGAGATTGAg GCAGAAGCCATAATCGCCATGGCCAGGCAAGAGACGGATGATCAAACGAGGAAGAAGAGGCAAGAACAGCAGCCAAAGGAGTCATCCACaacttcatcatcatcaccaccacctcTGCCTCCTCCTCGTTTTCTGCAGCATCTCCACATCGATCCGGAGCTCTCAAGGAAGCGATCGCTGCAGCGATTCCTTCAGAAGCGCAAGTCCAGAATGAACGCCGTCTCCCCTTACTGTCACCCACCGCAACTCTTCTTCTCTATCAAATCATAG
- the LOC135643441 gene encoding uncharacterized protein LOC135643441 — protein MGFAFGEGSRVLNSSSSNLRPLTMSSACRSLALPPLTPLPSPSRARSSSRTAFSPPSTSLGFRGVRSLSSRRAPKKRWRLGDVSCFMHEEEEGTSSSERGFGFMEIKGGEESGEIKLDETSKENRGWISRIQKVSHRIFIFNGNSWTVPWTVETIVQVMLLWIASFWFVGSWIIPFLAHAAGFSKESLTHRGQALYSLLTDVAEGLAGIAILHRCLARFRPLPSGWFQFSLKGCWHFDVALGCLLFPLVNFLSQININLVPVLPAPPVGVSSVEQSILARDPVAMALYAVVVSVCAPVWEEIVFRGFLLPSLTRYMPLWGSILVSAVAFALAHFNAQRLLPLVFLGVVMGAVFARSRNLLASMLLHSLWNGFVFLDLMK, from the exons ATGGGTTTCGCCTTCGGCGAGGGGTCTAGGGTTTTGAATTCCTCTTCCTCCAATTTGAGACCCCTCACAATGTCTTCCGCTTGTCGCTCCCTTGCCCTTCCCCCGCTGACTCCCCTTCCCTCGCcatctagagctcggtcttcctcAAGAACCGCCTTTTCTCCCCCTTCGACATCTCTTGGCTTCCGCGGCGTTCGATCGTTATCATCTCGCAGAGCTCCCAAGAAG AGATGGAGGCTTGGTGATGTATCGTGTTTTATGCACGAAGAGGAGGAGGGAACGTCGTCCAGCGAGAGGGGATTCGGGTTTATGGAAATTAAGGGAGGCGAAGAATCCGGCGAGATTAAGTTGGACGAGACAAGCAAGGAAAACAGGGGCTGGATTTCAAGAATTCAAAAG GTATCACAcaggatttttatttttaatggtaATTCTTGGACGGTACCATGGACGGTGGAGACGATTGTCCAG GTTATGCTTCTTTGGATTGCTTCATTCTGGTTTGTGGGATCCTGGATAATTCCATTCTTGGCTCATGCTGCTGGTTTCAGCAAGGAGTCATTGACACACCGAGGTCAGGCCTTATATAGCCTTCTTACTGATGTAGCCGAAGGTTTAGCTGGAATTGCGATCCTCCACCGATGTCTTGCTAGATTCCGTCCCCTTCCATCAGGCTGGTTTCAGTTCAGTTTGAAAGGTTGCTGGCACTTTGATGTCGCTCTGGGGTGCCTACTCTTTCCATTGGTCAATTTTCTATCCCAGATCAACATCAACTTGGTTCCAGTTCTCCCTGCCCCTCCAGTAGGAGTCTCCAGTGTTGAGCAATCAATTTTGGCTCGTGATCCTGTGGCCATGGCTCTTTATGCTGTTGTGGTCTCGGTCTGTGCACCTGTCTGGGAGGAAATTGTATTCCGTGGCTTTCTTCTCCCTTCACTCACCAGGTACATGCCACTGTGGGGGTCAATTTTGGTAAGTGCAGTTGCTTTTGCACTTGCACATTTTAATGCACAGAGACTACTTCCATTGGTATTCCTTGGGGTAGTGATGGGAGCTGTATTTGCAAGATCAAGGAACTTGCTGGCTTCAATGCTATTACATAGCCTATGGAATGGCTTTGTCTTCTTGGACCTTATGAAATGA